In Lates calcarifer isolate ASB-BC8 linkage group LG21, TLL_Latcal_v3, whole genome shotgun sequence, a single window of DNA contains:
- the LOC108876178 gene encoding claudin-4 has product MVSAGFQMLGIALCIIGWIGVIVTCALPQWKVTAFIGQNIVTAQTTWEGIWMSCVVQSTGQMQCKVYDSMLALSQDLQAARALIIISLLIGIIGILLAITGGKCTNCVEDESSKAKIGVAAGVIFIICGVLCLIPVSWTANTIIQDFYNPLMLGSQKRELGAMVSQGIQIIGISMSMIGWFMVIVVCALPMWKVTAFIGANIITAQTIWQGMWMNCVVQSTGQMQCKVYDSMLALPHDLQAARAMIIISILTGIFGVVLSIAGGKCTNCIEDERSKAKTCILAGVLFIVSGVLCLIPVSWSANTIIDNFYNPLLLNAQRYELGAALYIGWAAAALLLMGGGLLCWNCPPKQHPHYVPKFTPVKSASTSREYV; this is encoded by the exons ATGGTGTCAGCCGGCTTTCAGATGTTGGGCATTGCCCTTTGCATTATTGGATGGATTGGGGTCATCGTTACCTGTGCTCTACCCCAGTGGAAAGTGACAGCATTTATTGGCCAGAACATTGTCACGGCTCAAACGACCTGGGAGGGGATCTGGATGAGCTGCGTGGTCCAGAGCACGGGCCAGATGCAGTGCAAGGTTTATGACTCGATGCTGGCTCTTTCCCAGGACCTTCAGGCTGCCCGCgccctcatcatcatctctctttTGATTGGCATCATTGGCATCCTCTTGGCCATCACAGGCGGCAAGTGCACCAACTGTGTAGAGGATGAGAGCTCCAAAGCCAAAATTGGCGTGGCAGCTGGTGTGATCTTCATTatttgtggtgttttgtgtCTCATCCCGGTGTCCTGGACAGCAAACACCATCATACAGGATTTCTATAACCCTCTAATGTTGGGTTCTCAGAAGAGAGAGCTGGGAGCT ATGGTTTCTCAGGGGATTCAGATCATCGGTATATCGATGTCTATGATTGGCTGGTTCATGGTCATCGTGGTGTGCGCCTTGCCCATGTGGAAGGTCACTGCTTTCATTGGAGCCAACATCATCACGGCTCAGACCATCTGGCAGGGCATGTGGATGAACTGCGTGGTGCAGAGTACAGGCCAGATGCAGTGCAAGGTGTACGACTCCATGCTGGCTCTGCCCCATGACCTGCAGGCCGCTCGTGCCATGATCATCATCTCCATCCTGACTGGAATCTTTGGAGTAGTCTTGTCAATCGCCGGTGGGAAATGCACTAACTGCATTGAGGACGAGCGATCCAAGGCAAAGACTTGCATCCTGGCTGGAGTTTTGTTCATCGTCTCAGGGGTGCTCTGTCTCATTCCGGTGTCCTGGTCTGCCAACACCATCATCGACAACTTCTACAACCCACTGCTGCTTAATGCCCAGAGGTATGAGTTAGGGGCGGCACTGTATATTGGCTGGGCggctgctgcactgctgttgATGGGAGGGGGACTACTTTGTTGGAACTGCCCACCCAAACAACACCCCCACTATGTACCCAAATTCACACCTGTGAAGTCAGCCTCCACATCAAGGGAATATGTATAA